From a region of the Mycosarcoma maydis chromosome 7, whole genome shotgun sequence genome:
- a CDS encoding uncharacterized protein (related to Vam6/Vps39-like protein involved in vacuolar morphogenesis), which yields MHTAFDSAPLLTGIKGKPEAIVAHGGKLIVGSSTGTLHVYRTDTTSASQQPETSPPVSSSRRPPSPHGSSAKPASILSHTSTREIKPSVSASAPIQTAPQFSKRSIDQLGVIKEANLLISLSDGFVSLHDLATLELRSQLLQTKGATTFGVDTSIQKRVAPQIPDYGPGPLGARTSSKFNPNASISSRAFRPGTIGDQNQAGAAGGTAGTGSMSRNRSSVFDIPSKDWQAASMRGMDAVARYREQERKKAMEDARFGGASADADGQHGIMTLVTVLAVGVKRKLLVFRWVDGEFWDTREVALLHTPRSLAFVTPTRLFMGYNALEYGTISIPLAAESTVSYTHPSSGFAATSHNSSSQLRRETHVNPPANSTSGPLVDLTSSSLSSWHVEDFDLSSNAAGGEGAHSSSGGAHPSTSISIAGGAGAGFSAALGGLGGLGGYMGLSSKGKMSVLHVEGGEVLFVRDGTGIFLGADGRPTRREGVEWHASPLEVAFAKPYVFAVLPSGSIPSLRNSSLPNANNPVLQIRSVGTLFAVQTLCFPPASPTTSSKPASSPPQVRLLTPSSGNKPPIFVVVTPADRTTLEREGSTIWRLEMQSWGQQIDELVEKGEFEEALGLLDSVDNVILEDKDERRAHVQGLFALSLFADERFDEAIEMFMELDTNPAKVIALYPSNVAGELSRSKQEWFPIFGGKTPAKLRASSLDAGDASPTPSHATLATSATNTARSRLGGLFPGRRPDSIIGEPVVTSNLSSSPSHASSTKPKSSRIATSVASSMAQEADAQAETASIRSVRTTREAPEIKAAGSGASRDSRTAAEPSSRKALDALGKFLADRRRIFKPILESSPQHESKDHMAMSQVKRDTHWLLSLANKPFGEMDKDELIAVAQTVDTALFKTFLLTKPALIGPLCRIENWCEVEQVEELLKERKKFSELIALYGGKEMHSKALGLLKQFADEEDDAEEKIRPTMQYLQNLGPEFIEIILETSHWLLKVDSKLGMEVFTADTGKVGSWPRLEIVDDLNRFDKALCAVYLEFIIENGGEADPELHDKLIRLYLRRAELNELMQKLLKFLRTSTQYRPEQILVRLPADDNDRDMLEARALLLGRMGQHEGALSIYVRKLQDLTRAEEYCRDVWRYRAASWGHITSGQVQPQQARLGRSNHQQSLLVDQEEKQLADQEVFLTLLRIYLDTSSEKASVQLDAAVGLIERHAARIDLRSALELLPSSVPLSQIAGFINVNLRDLTRKEHEANVIREMRRNRNWQVEETLCKLQSRRVKVGESRTCPKCHKRLGNSVVAVNPVSGAVMHYFCSIHAEQKGQQRPS from the exons ATGCATACCGCCTTCGACAGCGCTCCTCTGCTCACGGGCATCAAGGGTAAACCAGAAGCCATCGTTGCTCACGGTGGCAAGCTCATCGTTGGTTCGTCCACCGGCACTCTACACGTATACAGAACAGACACGACCTCAGCATCACAGCAACCAGAAACGTCACCACCCGTTTCTTCCTCCAGACGTCCACCTTCGCCCCATGGCTCGTCGGCCAAACCTGCCTCCATCCTCTCCCACACATCAACACGAGAGATCAAACCGTCCGTATCCGCGTCAGCACCAATACAGACAGCACCACAGTTCTCGAAACGCTCGATAGACCAGCTCGGCGTAATCAAGGAGGCCAACCTGCTAATATCCTTATCCGATGGATTCGTGTCCTTACACGACTTGGCGACCCTAGAACTTCGCTCTCAGCTGCTACAGACAAAAGGCGCAACTACATTCGGAGTGGATACGTCCATCCAGAAACGTGTGGCTCCTCAGATACCTGACTACGGCCCCGGGCCGCTTGGCGCAAGAACATCGAGCAAGTTTAATCCCAATGCGTCTATCAGCTCGCGTGCATTCAGACCCGGTACGATAGGCGATCAAAATCAAGCGGGCGCTGCAGGCGGAACAGCCGGAACGGGAAGCATGTCAAGAAATCGATCCAGCGTATTTGACATTCCGTCCAAGGACTGGCAGGCAGCCAGCATGAGAGGAATGGACGCCGTGGCGAGGTACCGCGAACAAGAGAGGAAAAAGGCGATGGAAGACGCACGCTTCGGAGGTGCTTCGGCAGATGCCGATGGGCAGCATGGTATCATGACGCTCGTAACAGTGCTGGCTGTTGGCGTAAAGCGAAAGCTGCTTGTGTTCCGTTGGGTCGACGGCGAGTTTTGGGACACACGAGAAGTGGCGCTGCTTCATACACCACGCAGCTTGGCGTTTGTGACGCCAACGAGATTGTTCATGGGGTACAATGCGCTAGAATATggcaccatctcgatcccaCTTGCTGCCGAATCTACCGTCTCCTACACTCACCCCTCGTCAGGTTTTGCAGCGACGAGCCACAATAGCAGTAGTCAACTTCGCCGCGAGACGCACGTCAATCCGCCCGCCAATTCGACCTCTGGCCCGCTCGTAGACCTCACCTCGTCTAGTCTCTCATCTTGGCATGTGGAGGACTTTGATCTCTCCTCCAATGCAGCGGGTGGCGAGGGCGCGCATTCGTCTTCAGGAGGCGCCCACCCAAGCACAAGCATCTCGATTGCTGGCGGTGCAGGTGCTGGCTTTAGCGCAGCGCTCGGAGGATTGGGTGGTCTCGGAGGATACATGGGTCTGAGTAGCAAGGGCAAGATGTCGGTGCTCCACGTCGAGGGAGGCGAGGTGCTGTTCGTACGAGATGGCACCGGCATCTTTCTTGGCGCTGATGGCCGACCAACGCGACGTGAGGGAGTTGAGTGGCATGCGAGCCCGCTCGAGGTGGCTTTTGCAAAACCATACGTCTTTGCGGTGCTGCCCAGCGGCTCTATTCCCTCGCTCAGGAACAGCTCGTTGCCAAACGCAAACAATCCCGTTCTGCAGATCCGCTCTGTTGGCACACTGTTTGCCGTCCAGACTCTCTGCTTCCCACCCGCATCTCCAACAACGTCTTCTAAGCCAGCGTCTTCTCCACCTCAGGTACGGCTCTTGACACCATCAAGCGGGAACAAGCCGCCGATCTTTGTCGTCGTCACCCCGGCAGACCGCACAACGCTCGAGAGGGAAGGTAGCACCATTTGGAGACTCGAGATGCAAAGCTGGGgccagcagatcgacgagctggtcgaaAAGGGCGAATTCGAAGAAGCTCTGGGCCtgctcgacagcgtcgacaaCGTGATTTTGGAAGACAAGGACGAACGCAGGGCTCACGTTCAAGGTCTTTTCGCGCTCTCATTATTTGCAGATGAGCGATTCGACGAAGCCATCGAGATGTTTATGGAGCTCGACACCAATCCAGCCAAGGTGATTGCGCTCTACCCGTCTAACGTTGCTGGCGAGTTGAGTCGCAGCAAGCAGGAATGGTTTCCCATCTTTGGTGGAAAAACACCAGCCAAATTGCGCGCTTCATCACTCGATGCGGGCGATGCAAGTCCGACGCCCAGCCATGCGACTCTAGCGACCTCAGCAACCAACACAGCGAGAAGTCGACTCGGTGGGTTGTTTCCAGGTCGAAGACCTGATAGCATCATCGGGGAGCCAGTTGTGACGAGCaacttgagctcgagcccGTCGCatgcgagctcgacaaaACCCAAGTCAAGTCGAATTGCAACGAGTgtggcaagctcgatggcgCAAGAAGCCGACGCGCAAGCAGAGACAGCCTCGATTCGATCCGTCAGAACGACGCGTGAAGCACCAGAGATAAAGGCTGCTGGATCAGGCGCGAGCCGCGACAGCCGCACAGCAGCTGAACCATCTTCACGCAAAGCGCTAGACGCGCTTGGTAAGTTCCTCGCAGATCGTCGACGTATATTCAAGCCGATCCTCGAATCGAGTCCTCAGCACGAGTCCAAGGACCACATGGCCATGTCGCAGGTCAAGCGTGATACACACTggctgctctcgcttgcCAACAAGCCTTTTGGCGAGATGGACAAGGATGAGCTGATTGCGGTGGCCCAGACGGTCGATACTGCCTTGTTCAAGACATTTCTGCTCACGAAACCGGCGCTGATCGGCCCGCTATGCCGTATCGAGAACTGGTGTGAGGTGGAACAGGTGGAAGAGCTACTAAAGGAGCGCAAAAAATTCTCAGAGCTGATTGCGCTGTATGGAGGGAAAGAGATGCACAGCAAGGCGTTGGGTCTGCTCAAGCAGTTTGCagatgaggaggacgaTGCGGAGGAAAAAATTCGACCAACGATGCAATATCTGCAGAATCTGGGCCCCGAGTTTATCGAAATCATCCTTGAGACGTCACATTGGCTGCTCAAAGTCGATAGCAAACTGGGCATGGAGGTGTTCACGGCAGACACGGGGAAAGTGGGGTCGTGGCCTCggctcgagatcgtcgatgaCCTAAATCGTTTCGACAAGGCGTTGTGCGCTGTCTATCTCGAATTTATCATCGAGAATGGCGGCGAAGCAGATCCCGAGCTGCACGACAAGCTGATCAGGCTGTATCTGCGACGAGCG GAGCTGAACGAGCTgatgcagaagctgctcaaaTTTTTGCGCACCTCGACGCAGTACCGGCCAGAGCAGATCCTCGTTCGCCTACCTGCGGACGACAACGACCGCGACATGCTAGAGGCAAGGGCATTGTTGCTGGGTAGGATGGGTCAACATGAAGGCGCGCTCAGTATCTACGTACGTAAGCTCCAAGATCTGACAAGGGCGGAAGAGTACTGCCGCGACGTGTGGCGATATCGAGCAGCCTCGTGGGGCCACATCACTTCAGGGCAGGTGCAGCCACAGCAGGCACGGCTTGGACGCTCAAACCATCAGCAGAGTCTGTTGGTGGACCAGGAAGAGAAGCAGCTGGCGGATCAAGAGGTGTTTTTGACACTGCTGCGCATCTACCTGGATACGTCGTCTGAGAAAGCTTCGGTTCAGCTGGACGCTGCTGTGGGCCTGATCGAGCGGCACGCAGCGCGCATCGACCTGCGCTCGGCACTGGAACTGCTACCATCGTCTGTGCCATTGTCGCAAATCGCAGGCTTCATCAACGTCAACCTGCGAGACCTGACGCGCAAAGAGCACGAAGCCAACGTGATCCGCGAGATGCGCCGCAACCGCAACTGGCAGGTGGAAGAAACGCTGTGCAAGCTACAGAGTCGACGCGTCAAGGTGGGTGAGTCGAGAACGTGTCCAAAGTGCCACAAGCGACTGGGCAACAGTGTGGTGGCGGTGAATCCGGTAAGCGGAGCGGTGATGCATTACTTTTGCTCGATCCATGCTGAGCAAAAGGGACAGCAGCGACCATCTTGA
- a CDS encoding uncharacterized protein (related to Adenosylmethionine-8-amino-7-oxononanoate aminotransferase), with product MAHLYPHLRVHQVFGANTDVGKTIFTTALCLASSALPLCSSSSAPKDVFSASAQGLGEHVHYLKPVSTGALDDADDAHVSRYASGVHYKTLYRFSEPVSPHLAVELERRAKLAERELEQAPSPPSDQVFVRDVGDWIHAAAEAVTPEETNKPAAVAYVETAGGVHSPGPTGLSQSHLLRPLRLPTVLIGSAELGGISTTRSAFESLLVAGYDVEAVLLFPSPRYGNVEYLRKLFAEEYNIPVFGLGGPREGGGYGPPPIKNADSAADKAAMMHFYQGLVNGHPDPTSCTSAAEHTAGGVYGVVRYLRSRHAQRIADLSTMAQRTRDTCWWPFTQHQLTRTNQEVNVIDSAYGDFFSMLDQRSPASSVVDVMKSNSLLQPVFDGSASWWTQCLGHAPHNLVTAAAHAAGRYGHVMFPNGSHEPALLLAELLTGKYVSSTEEPSLLSNPGYGWADRVFFSDDGSTGMEVALKMALQSCILRYSTQRSSSRKAAEKAAPGQQPGYRSGKPKQEWEVLGLKGSYHGDTIGAMDACEPSDYSEAVHWYRGRGFWFDAPTVEMHAGGKVVVSLTVDDQDLADRMRDRHLPQTLAAGKSAQIFQYLYNSIQDVYDVEARLRSNDPLVEFYRRSIRDQLEQLTVQQQRKFGALVLEPLVMGAGGMVFVDPLFQRILVDTCRESEHLFSLTDAPLTPPTTSCTTNKNTTGGEWQGIPVIFDEVFTGLYRLGACTPASVLGVTPDVSVLAKILTGGMVPMSVTLASRSIFQAFNQSDSKVDALLHGHSYTAHPIGCAVALETLKAIGILKKSTEWESCQSDWQSQSQTGTEQGVWSFWSKAAVERLAELPNVEHAIAMGCVLKVALKDAAGSGGYTSTASVELVKKLRYGDNTTQGHPSVPLKQAEEHKLPYNIHARPLGNVIYLMSSLNTPDKVLRSSEEVLFQAIKQEAGM from the coding sequence ATGGCGCACCTCTACCCACACCTTCGCGTACATCAAGTGTTTGGTGCCAACACTGATGTTGGCAAGACGATCTTTACCACCGCGTTGTGCCTTGCATCATCTGCCCTCCCACTCTGCTCCAGCTCATCTGCACCAAAAGATGTCTTCTCGGCGTCCGCGCAAGGTCTCGGTGAACACGTGCACTACCTCAAACCTGTCTCCACCGGTGCTTTGGACGATGCGGATGACGCACATGTATCTCGCTACGCCTCTGGTGTACATTACAAGACGCTGTATCGATTTAGCGAGCCTGTCTCGCCTCATCTAGCCGTGGAGCTGGAGAGGCGTGCAAAGTTGGCAGAGCGAGAGCTTGAACAAGCGCCCAGTCCGCCCAGCGACCAAGTCTTTGTACGCGATGTTGGCGATTGGATccatgcagcagcagaagccgTGACGCCGGAAGAAACCAacaagccagcagcagtggcgTATGTCGAGACCGCGGGGGGCGTACACTCTCCCGGACCAACTGGATTGTCACAGTCACATCTACTACGACCTTTGCGTCTTCCCACCGTCCTCATCGGATCTGCAGAGCTTGGTGGAATCAGCACCACTCGTTCCGCATTTGAATCGCTCCTCGTGGCAGGCTACGACGTCGAAGCCGTCCTGCTCTTCCCGTCGCCCAGGTATGGAAATGTAGAGTACCTGCGAAAGTTGTTTGCTGAAGAATACAACATCCCAGTCTTCGGCCTGGGTGGTCCAAGAGAAGGAGGTGGCTACGGTCCTCCGCCCATCAAGAATGCTGACAGCGCAGCAGACAAAGCTGCCATGATGCACTTCTACCAAGGGCTTGTCAATGGTCATCCCGACCCCACCTCTTGCACCTCAGCAGCCGAACACACCGCCGGCGGTGTCTACGGCGTCGTCCGCTATCTGCGGTCAAGACACGCCCAGCGGATCGCTGATCTGAGCACGATGGCCCAACGCACTCGAGACACTTGCTGGTGGCCATTCACCCAGCACCAGTTGACAAGGACTAACCAAGAGGTCAATGTGATTGATAGTGCTTACGGTGATTTCTTCAGTATGCTAGACCAGCGTTCACCTGCTTCATCGGTGGTGGACGTAATGAAGAGCAACAGTCTGTTGCAACCCGTCTTTGATGGAAGTGCAAGCTGGTGGACACAGTGCCTGGGACATGCACCACACAATTTGGTtactgcagcagctcatgCAGCTGGTCGATATGGACACGTGATGTTCCCCAACGGATCGCATGAGCCCGCACTACtccttgccgagcttctcaCAGGAAAATACGTTAGCTCGACAGAAGAGCCTTCGCTATTGTCCAACCCGGGATACGGCTGGGCTGACCGCGTGTTCTTCTCGGACGACGGCAGTACAGGTATGGAAGTGGCGCTAAAAATGGCGCTCCAATCCTGCATTCTACGATACTCTACGCAACGATCCTCTTCTCGAAAGGCGGCCGAAAAGGCTGCCCCCGGTCAACAGCCAGGATATCGCTCTGGGAAACCCAAACAGGAATGGGAAGTCTTGGGTCTCAAGGGCAGTTACCACGGCGACACGATCGGCGCCATGGATGCGTGCGAGCCATCAGACTATAGCGAAGCAGTTCACTGGTATCGCGGCAGAGGGTTTTGGTTCGACGCTCCTACCGTCGAGATGCACGCTGGTGGCAAGGTGGTCGTGAGCCTCACTGTGGACGATCAAGATCTTGCTGACAGGATGCGCGATCGACACTTGCCACAAACCCTTGCTGCAGGGAAGAGCGCGCAGATCTTCCAGTACTTGTACAACAGCATCCAAGACGTGTACGATGTGGAAGCAAGGTTGCGCAGCAACGACCCGCTTGTGGAATTCTACCGACGTTCGATTCGCGATCAATTGGAACAACTGACCGTGCAGCAACAGAGGAAGTTCGGCGCATTGGTGTTGGAGCCGCTGGTGATGGGAGCAGGTGGCATGGTTTTTGTCGATCCGCTGTTCCAGAGGATCTTGGTCGATACGTGTCGTGAAAGCGAGCATCTCTTCTCGCTCACGGACGCGCCCCTCACCCCACCAACCACCTCTTGCACGACAAACAAGAACACCACAGGAGGCGAATGGCAAGGCATCCCCGTGATCTTTGACGAAGTCTTCACCGGACTGTACCGCCTCGGCGCCTGCACACCAGCAAGCGTGCTGGGTGTGACCCCAGACGTTTCGGTTCTAGCCAAGATTCTGACGGGAGGCATGGTGCCCATGTCGGTCACGCTAGCGTCCAGATCGATCTTCCAAGCGTTCAACCAGAGCGATAGTAAAGTCGATGCTCTCCTGCACGGACACAGTTACACGGCGCATCCTATCGGATGTGCGGTGGCGCTGGAAACGCTGAAAGCGATCGGAATCCTGAAGAAGAGCACGGAATGGGAAAGCTGTCAATCGGATTGGCAGTCACAGTCGCAGACTGGAACTGAGCAAGGCGTGTGGTCATTCTGGAGCAAAGCAGCTGTAGAGCGACTCGCCGAACTGCCCAACGTTGAGCATGCCATTGCGATGGGCTGTGTACTCAAAGTCGCGCTCAAGGACGCAGCCGGCTCAGGAGGCTACACGAGTACAGCATCGGTGGAGCTGGTGAAGAAGTTGAGGTATGGAGACAACACGACGCAGGGTCATCCCAGTGTTCCGCTCAAGCAAGCGGAAGAGCACAAGTTGCCGTATAACATTCATGCGCGACCATTGGGTAACGTGATCTACCTCATGTCGTCGTTAAACACGCCCGACAAGGTGTTGCGCTCTTCGGAGGAGGTGTTATTCCAGGCGATCAAGCAAGAGGCTGGCATGTAG
- a CDS encoding uncharacterized protein (related to TAN1 - putative tRNA acetyltransferase) has protein sequence MPWKRKRSGPGFNRDASSDSTSAFKRSKPGYNQVYRLASKNICGPGIFVTCVQGKERKAALQFIDLLNETADRIYPGVATESLNDGADAREDDDDQDMDAMRNGVASESSVLSSRTKEEAESPAQHPVQEKGGEPERVMKEDKAEDDIAAQIAAELKDIKATERPRRGGSSKVAAPRFKSVETDTECFLFISVSRPFDPYLLVYTILSEVQVSGEPRTRFVQRLTPVTTTCPANPSDLTSLARTILPTFFSSNPDQGKTFKIDPRIRSHSKLKRNDVIQIVASQIPTSEPAEDGQSKRIHNANLGNPDLWIVVEVVKNSAAISVLEDYERFKKMNLQSVALAANEKKAELHEADKDQGLREGRIAASLVAKSSAVDKNDVEVATPTEAGQGVGEIAAAVTPQLEDGASQEPKQDNESQISNFRLF, from the coding sequence ATGCCTtggaagcgcaagcgaTCAGGTCCAGGCTTCAACCGAGATGCCTCGTCCGATTCGACGTCCGCTTTCAAGCGCTCGAAACCTGGCTACAACCAGGTCTATCGATTGGCATCCAAGAACATTTGCGGTCCGGGAATCTTTGTCACTTGCGTCCAGGGCAAGGAGCGAAAGGCAGCATTGCAGTTTATTgatctgctcaacgagACAGCTGATCGGATCTATCCCGGTGTTGCGACCGAAAGTCTGAACGATGGTGCCGACGCGAGagaggatgatgacgaccaaGATATGGATGCGATGAGGAATGGTGTTGCTTCGGAGTCGAGCGTTCTATCGTCTAGAaccaaagaagaagcagaatCACCAGCACAACACCCAGTACAGGAGAAAGGTGGAGAGCCAGAACGTGTTATGAAAGAGGACAAAGCAGAAGATGACATTGCGGCACAAATCGCAGCCGAGCTGAAAGACATCAAGGCGACCGAACGACCACGTCGCGGCGGAAGCTCGAAAGTCGCAGCTCCGCGCTTTAAGAGCGTCGAAACCGACACGGAATGCTTCCTGTTCATCTCTGTCTCTCGGCCGTTTGACCCCTACCTTCTGGTGTACACCATCCTGTCAGAAGTGCAAGTCTCTGGTGAGCCACGAACACGCTTCGTGCAGCGTTTGACCCCAGTCACCACCACCTGCCCTGCCAATCCCTCAGATCTTACTTCGCTCGCCCGAACCATTTTGCCCACATTCTTCTCCTCTAATCCGGACCAGGGCAAGACGTTCAAAATCGACCCGAGGATCCGGTCACATAGCAAGCTGAAGCGTAACGACGTGATCCAGATCGTCGCCTCGCAGATCCCCACCTCAGAACCCGCCGAGGATGGACAGAGCAAGAGGATCCATAACGCCAATTTGGGCAATCCAGATCTGTGGATCGTTGTAGAGGTGGTCAAAAATTCGGCCGCAATTAGCGTGCTGGAGGATTACGAAAGGTTTAAGAAGATGAACCTGCAGAGTGTGGCATTGGCTGCTAACGAGAAAAAGGCGGAGCTGCACGAAGCGGATAAGGACCAAGGGTTGCGCGAAGGGCGTATCGCTGCGAGTCTCGTCGCCAAATCCAGTGCGGTTGACAAGAATGATGTCGAGGTAGCAACGCCGACGGAAGCAGGTCAAGGCGTCGGAGAGATAGCTGCTGCAGTGACACcacagctcgaggatggGGCATCACAAGAGCCAAAGCAAGATAACGAGTCACAAATATCCAACTTCCGCCTTTTCTAG
- a CDS encoding uncharacterized protein (related to tRNA dihydrouridine synthase) translates to MPSVAEIHQLSPNHSMDPPAKRLKMDSDAPRIDIEAVAADSTSYQDVGPLPTTSETERVDDLDPIPVCTSTLEYRNGIFLAPMVRIGTLPTRLLSLEYGADLVWGPEIVDRAIIGCERKVNPHTGVVEYLKDHKQIFSCHPIERPYLVYQLGSADPHLAFQAIKTITQADDVAAVDLNCGCPKPFSTHAGMGANMLSTPILLCNTLKAMRRAAPAHVAVTCKIRLLPTQEKTLELVDKIVRTGAIECLTVHCRTKDMRPREPALLHRLREIVDHVNSVATEMGRTIPVVCNGDVWDAATVPRIKELTGVTSTMIARGAEANPSCFRPQGNVSIPQVIAPKWVKYSIALNNPVGNTKYCMAQLAFKPAEAGNAKGMSKKQLSALRMGISHAKTHEELAAVFGIDAEQVKSQSVEKQILKDLREALEERVKRHATSHSGSGSDGQRLGAVVNNASNSLDQSSAGGQQNNDGHASGPDQNKATSNSPQPEWKQILADGIGDNIKNEKSILYYAFSTVEQPSSVHDAAKPHVRYVVHRGFVNEKRDGDAEGGVASHNPAFGSSPCLMTTTDVRTPKVQQLTSQSSLRAHGHDGSRCGECEISWWIESTQMQFRISGTVHVLPTPGHPLRSLFPFERLSPPRAPDAMDSGEPFDWDAERTRIFNKLNAGLLASFCRPTPGSPHPNAHRLDAAKPKDDTSSPWPLQLPQPGKEENEEQKEQLKQSEKNFALVVVEPYKVDLVNLADDTRTIYELVDGECAATGRWTSRRVVP, encoded by the coding sequence ATGCCTTCGGTCGCCGAAATCCATCAACTTTCTCCTAATCACTCCATGGACCCACCAGCCAAACGTCTCAAGATGGACTCTGATGCGCCTCGCATCGACATCGAGGCGGTAGCTGCCGACTCCACCTCATATCAAGACGTTGGTCCTCTTCCCACCACCTCCGAAACCGAGCGAGTCGACGACCTCGATCCCATCCCCGTCTGCACCTCTACTCTCGAGTACCGCAACGGTATCTTCCTTGCCCCCATGGTCCGCATTGGTACACTCCCTACGCgtctgctctcgctcgaatATGGTGCCGACCTTGTCTGGGGACCCGAAATCGTCGACCGCGCCATCATCGGCTGCGAACGCAAAGTCAATCCTCACACCGGCGTCGTGGAATACCTCAAGGATCACAAACAAATCTTCTCGTGCCATCCCATCGAACGTCCCTACCTTGTCTATCAGCTCGGCTCCGCTGATCCACATCTTGCGTTCCAGGCGATTAAAACGATTACCCAGGCAGACGACGTCGCTGCCGTCGATCTCAACTGCGGCTGCCCCAAACCTTTTTCCACGCACGCCGGCATGGGTGCCAATATGCTCTCGACTCCCATCCTGCTGTGCAACACACTCAAGGCGATGCGTCGTGCTGCGCCAGCACATGTTGCGGTCACGTGCAAAATTCGGCTCTTGCCGACGCAAGAGAAAACTCTCGAGCTGGTTGACAAGATTGTTCGCACGGGTGCGATCGAATGTCTCACCGTTCACTGCAGGACCAAGGATATGCGTCCACGCGAGCCAGCTCTCCTTCATCGATTGAGGGAAATTGTTGATCACGTCAACAGTGTCGCTACCGAGATGGGAAGGACCATCCCAGTGGTGTGCAACGGCGATGTCTGGGATGCGGCTACCGTCCCACGCATCAAGGAGCTGACCGGCGTCACGTCGACCATGATCGCAAGAGGTGCAGAGGCGAACCCTTCTTGCTTCAGACCGCAGGGGAATGTGAGCATTCCGCAAGTGATCGCGCCGAAGTGGGTAAAGTATTCGATCGCGCTCAATAACCCAGTGGGAAATACCAAGTACTGCATGGCGCAGCTCGCTTTCAAGCCGGCTGAGGCGGGAAATGCCAAGGGAATGTCCAAGAAGCAACTCTCCGCGCTGCGTATGGGCATTTCGCACGCAAAGACGCACGAAGAACTAGCAGCTGTATTTGGGATCGATGCAGAGCAAGTCAAGTCTCAGAGCGTCGAAAAGCAAATACTGAAGGATCTTAGAGAGGCATTGGAAGAGAGAGTCAAGCGTCACGCCACAAGTCACAGCGGTTCCGGCTCCGATGGTCAGCGATTGGGCGCTGTCGTCAACAACGCTAGCAACTCTTTGGATCAATCATCTGCGGGTGGACAGCAGAACAATGACGGTCATGCTTCCGGGCCTGATCAGAACAAAGCCACATCCAACTCACCCCAGCCCGAATGGAAGCAGATCCTCGCCGACGGAATCGGTGACAACATCAAGAACGAAAAGTCCATCCTCTACTATGCTTTTTCGACGGTGGAGCAGCCTAGCTCGGTTCACGACGCGGCCAAACCGCACGTTCGATACGTTGTTCACCGAGGCTTCGTTAACGAGAAGCGCGACGGAGACGCCGAGGGGGGCGTTGCGTCGCATAATCCGGCGTTCGGTTCGAGTCCATGCCTCATGACCACTACCGACGTACGCACGCCCAAGGTGCAACAGCTGACTTCGCAGAGCAGTCTGCGCGCGCATGGTCACGATGGCAGTCGTTGTGGAGAATGCGAGATTTCGTGGTGGATCGAATCCACACAAATGCAATTCCGAATCTCGGGCACCGTGCATGTCTTGCCTACCCCCGGCCACCCGCTGCGATCTTTGTTCCCGTTTGAACGCCTCTCTCCACCACGGGCGCCAGACGCGATGGATTCCGGCGAACCTTTCGATTGGGACGCCGAGCGAACGCGAATattcaacaagctcaaTGCAGGTCTGCTGGCGTCATTCTGTCGACCCACACCAGGCAGTCCCCATCCCAACGCTCACCGCTTGGACGCAGCTAAGCCCAAAGACGACACCAGCTCACCTTGGCCTCTGCAGCTTCCTCAACCGGGCAAGGAGGAGAACGAGGAGCAAAAGGAACAGCTCAAACAGAGCGAGAAAAATTTCGCACTTGTTGTCGTCGAACCGTACAAGGTCGATCTGGTCAACTTGGCCGATGACACTAGGACAATCtacgagctcgtcgatggcgagtGTGCGGCTACAGGAAGATGGACTAGTCGTCGTGTTGTACCCTAG